The proteins below are encoded in one region of Candidatus Latescibacter sp.:
- a CDS encoding amino acid permease, with protein sequence MPSEPSLKKPELIRQIGLITVISCGIGSIIGSGIFKKPGVMATQLGSPELLVLVWIVAGLMTLFGSLSVAEISGMFTDCGGQYSYFNRTYNRFVGFLYGWAVFAIIQTGSIASLAYVFSDSLGYFLHFPRLPVSWESCALHIPFLGDITPFKFFGLKLCTIALIMFLTMINYLGVKLGGAIQILFTSMKVLTITVIIVCAFSLGQGDAAHFSESTIAPGTSFSSIFLAFIIAMSGAFWAYDGWINVTYISGEINNVQKTLPRSMLITAVTVMIIYILVNLAYIYVIPVGEMAAKYTGAEAQGQSYLVATDVARTFWGNWSGSLIAVAIMISTFGAMNGTIMMTARVHYSMSREGLFFRKIGEINPRFRTPGPSLMVQGIWSSLLVLSGTFDQLTDMLIFVSWIFYAAAAFGVIILRRKMPDAHRPYRVWGYPAVPILFVLFASIFVAFTLYTDITGFLSGRMPLINSLMGVLLVSLGIPGYLYWERKRRKNSGLLAEENKDDTCTT encoded by the coding sequence ATGCCTTCGGAACCATCTCTAAAAAAGCCCGAACTGATCCGCCAGATCGGCCTCATAACTGTAATAAGTTGCGGAATCGGTTCCATAATTGGTTCGGGGATATTCAAAAAGCCGGGAGTGATGGCCACCCAGCTTGGATCGCCGGAGCTCCTGGTGCTGGTCTGGATTGTTGCAGGGCTGATGACCCTGTTCGGATCTCTTTCCGTCGCTGAAATATCCGGAATGTTCACCGACTGCGGAGGGCAGTACTCCTATTTCAACCGCACCTATAACCGGTTCGTGGGTTTCCTCTACGGGTGGGCTGTGTTTGCCATCATCCAGACCGGCTCCATCGCTTCCCTGGCCTACGTTTTTTCCGATTCCCTGGGATATTTTCTCCATTTTCCGCGTCTGCCTGTTTCATGGGAATCATGTGCGCTCCACATCCCGTTTCTGGGGGATATCACTCCTTTCAAGTTCTTCGGGCTCAAGCTCTGCACCATAGCCCTCATTATGTTCCTGACCATGATAAACTACCTGGGAGTCAAACTCGGAGGGGCTATCCAGATTCTGTTCACCAGCATGAAAGTGTTGACCATCACTGTCATCATCGTCTGCGCGTTCAGCCTGGGTCAGGGTGATGCCGCCCATTTTTCGGAGTCCACAATCGCTCCCGGAACCTCGTTCTCCTCCATTTTCCTTGCTTTCATCATTGCCATGTCCGGTGCATTCTGGGCTTACGACGGCTGGATCAATGTGACCTATATCTCCGGGGAGATAAACAATGTTCAGAAAACGCTCCCCCGCTCAATGCTCATCACCGCGGTCACGGTGATGATTATCTATATTCTTGTCAATCTCGCGTATATCTATGTTATCCCGGTGGGAGAAATGGCCGCCAAGTACACCGGAGCGGAAGCCCAGGGACAGTCTTACCTGGTGGCCACCGATGTCGCCCGGACTTTTTGGGGAAACTGGAGCGGGAGCCTCATAGCGGTCGCAATCATGATCTCCACCTTTGGCGCAATGAACGGAACAATTATGATGACCGCCCGGGTGCACTATTCCATGTCACGGGAGGGACTGTTCTTTCGGAAAATCGGTGAAATCAATCCCCGATTCAGAACCCCCGGCCCTTCACTGATGGTACAGGGAATCTGGTCGTCTTTGCTGGTGCTCAGCGGTACTTTTGACCAGCTCACCGACATGCTCATCTTCGTGAGCTGGATATTTTATGCCGCCGCTGCATTCGGGGTTATTATCCTGCGCCGCAAAATGCCTGATGCACATCGCCCGTACAGGGTGTGGGGATATCCGGCGGTGCCGATTCTTTTTGTCCTGTTCGCTTCGATTTTTGTGGCATTTACTCTCTACACCGACATCACCGGATTCCTTAGCGGAAGGATGCCGCTTATCAACTCTCTCATGGGCGTACTGCTCGTGTCGCTGGGCATCCCGGGATACCTGTACTGGGAGAGAAAGAGACGGAAGAACAGTGGTTTACTTGCAGAAGAAAATAAGGACGATACATGCACGACTTGA
- a CDS encoding T9SS type A sorting domain-containing protein: MDIYNGGTLNVLTDDCTIENADCGIDIYSGSILNNGNNTLTIKNCRQAGLWGDNTTTPIRNILCDNTSTSSYQNGAISVSGSTSAPRISRVTVKNSWLGLKIGTSTTNPMACVDSSHIQPNTQEGIAVLSNCRVDLNGYNNIYHSSGYKALNNPSTGSIDAQYNYWGSSANPPTWSDIISFPDVVTKTNYVTTPYDSTSVAGVYKRALIAENQKSLYEQAENLETSGYWRGALDIYGNLLTQEKNPGDRQFIILSILRICDNSSHDYSGLRGVVTDELKIASTWQKASLDFILCDLLLREGRPNEARDAYLKKMEDYKGTAMEVEMLTRVAQINGDYLHDKAQAKVYAERAALLNPGQESLRLAYASADMNYNPWQYTDKFKKGTFGLQPEPETAKNIVKEYVTISPNPANPLTTITYSLASPTKVRLDIFAVNGQKVVTLVEGTVSAGVHAVKFDGSRYGSGLYFYRFASDRFTKTGKMMLLK, encoded by the coding sequence ATGGACATATACAATGGAGGTACACTGAATGTATTAACTGATGATTGCACCATTGAAAATGCCGATTGCGGTATTGATATCTATTCCGGATCGATACTGAATAATGGCAATAATACCCTTACCATAAAAAATTGCCGTCAAGCCGGATTATGGGGCGACAATACTACAACACCCATACGCAACATACTCTGCGACAATACCTCGACTTCAAGTTACCAAAACGGCGCAATATCGGTTTCCGGTTCGACTTCAGCGCCGAGAATTAGCAGGGTGACAGTGAAAAATTCCTGGTTAGGGTTGAAAATCGGAACTTCCACAACCAATCCCATGGCGTGTGTAGATTCGAGCCATATACAACCAAATACACAGGAAGGTATTGCTGTCCTATCAAATTGCCGGGTTGATTTGAACGGATATAACAACATCTATCATTCGAGCGGGTATAAGGCGCTTAATAATCCTTCCACCGGCTCCATCGATGCTCAGTACAACTATTGGGGATCTTCGGCGAATCCCCCGACCTGGAGCGATATTATTTCCTTCCCCGATGTGGTAACCAAGACAAATTATGTTACAACGCCGTATGACAGTACCTCTGTAGCCGGTGTTTACAAACGGGCTTTAATAGCAGAAAACCAGAAAAGCTTGTATGAACAGGCGGAAAACCTCGAAACATCAGGCTACTGGAGGGGCGCCCTCGATATATACGGAAATCTGCTTACCCAGGAAAAAAATCCCGGAGACAGGCAATTCATCATATTGTCAATATTAAGAATATGCGATAATTCCAGCCATGATTATTCAGGTCTGAGGGGAGTTGTGACCGATGAATTGAAAATCGCTTCCACCTGGCAGAAGGCGTCACTGGATTTTATTCTCTGCGATCTTCTGCTCCGCGAAGGCAGGCCGAATGAAGCGCGCGATGCCTACCTGAAAAAGATGGAAGATTACAAGGGCACGGCGATGGAAGTGGAGATGCTTACGCGCGTCGCCCAGATAAACGGGGATTATCTTCATGATAAAGCGCAGGCAAAGGTGTATGCGGAAAGAGCCGCGCTGTTGAATCCCGGACAGGAAAGCCTTCGTTTGGCGTACGCCTCGGCGGATATGAATTACAATCCATGGCAATATACGGATAAATTCAAAAAAGGTACTTTTGGCCTTCAACCAGAACCTGAAACGGCAAAAAATATTGTGAAAGAATACGTTACCATTTCCCCCAACCCCGCCAACCCCCTGACCACAATCACCTACTCGCTGGCTTCACCCACGAAAGTCAGATTGGACATCTTCGCGGTAAACGGCCAGAAGGTAGTCACCCTGGTGGAAGGTACGGTGAGCGCTGGGGTGCACGCAGTGAAATTCGACGGCTCCCGATACGGTTCCGGCCTCTATTTCTACCGGTTCGCATCGGATAGGTTTACCAAAACAGGCAAGATGATGTTATTGAAATAA